Proteins from a single region of Aureibacter tunicatorum:
- a CDS encoding SDR family oxidoreductase gives MSISGVLSGQVALVTGANSGIGKAVAIELAKAGAKVGINYIAQEEATQAVLKEISDFGGEAIALKADVSKEEEVQSMFQTLKVHFGVIDILVNNAGIQRDSSFAEMTLDQWQMVLNVNLTGQFLCSREAVREFLQKDPNKTNSKARGKIICMSSVHEVVPWAGHANYAASKGGVKLLMQSMAQELAPQKIRVNSIGPGAIKTTINYSAWSNPEAEKELLKLIPYKRVGDPVDIGKAAVWLASDESDYVNGVTLFVDGGMTLYPGFTTNG, from the coding sequence ATGTCCATATCAGGTGTATTATCAGGCCAAGTTGCTTTGGTCACAGGAGCAAACTCAGGCATAGGAAAAGCTGTTGCTATTGAATTAGCCAAAGCTGGAGCCAAAGTAGGAATAAATTATATCGCTCAAGAAGAAGCCACTCAAGCCGTTTTAAAAGAAATATCAGACTTTGGTGGGGAGGCAATCGCGCTCAAAGCTGATGTGAGCAAAGAAGAAGAAGTCCAAAGTATGTTTCAAACTCTAAAAGTCCATTTTGGAGTCATTGACATACTAGTTAATAATGCAGGGATACAAAGAGACTCCTCCTTCGCTGAAATGACATTAGACCAATGGCAAATGGTTTTGAATGTCAATCTTACAGGTCAGTTTTTATGCTCAAGAGAAGCTGTTAGAGAATTTCTTCAAAAAGATCCAAATAAAACAAACTCCAAAGCAAGAGGAAAAATCATCTGCATGAGCTCTGTCCATGAAGTCGTTCCTTGGGCTGGCCATGCCAATTATGCGGCGTCAAAAGGAGGCGTTAAATTGCTGATGCAGTCCATGGCTCAAGAACTAGCTCCTCAGAAAATCAGAGTGAACAGTATCGGACCAGGCGCGATCAAAACTACAATAAACTACTCGGCATGGTCAAATCCCGAAGCGGAAAAGGAACTGCTCAAATTAATCCCTTATAAAAGAGTTGGCGACCCCGTTGATATTGGCAAAGCTGCTGTATGGTTGGCTTCAGACGAGTCTGATTATGTCAATGGAGTTACATTATTTGTTGATGGAGGAATGACATTATATCCAGGTTTTACAACGAATGGTTAA
- a CDS encoding GMC family oxidoreductase, whose protein sequence is MNKDYDVIIVGTGAGGGTLLHKLAKENPNLKILILERGSFLPREKENWNSISVFQNDRYHTKEKWYDKNENPIHPGTGYWVGGNTKVYGAALFRLRENDFNEVKHQDGVSPVWPLKYSDFEPYYDEAEKLYNVHGLQGIDASEPRIKKYHYPPVQHETRIQEVHDKLKDKGLNPFYIPLGVKLNEENELESQCIKCNTCDGFPCLIHAKADSDINCVRPSLKKDNITLITEAKVTKLHTTTSGDTINKVEFTKDGEIQFAEAKIVVVSCGAINSAVLLLNSANEKHPNGLANSSDLVGRNFMKHNNGAILGLSDKPNPTSFQKTLAVNDFYWGDKDYKYPMGHVQLLGKVDKDMLGADAPSFAPGFVLEQMATHSIDWWLTNEDLPDLENRVFTKNGKIHLVYKDNNQKSFQKLMDKWTKILKSIDCANYIVPHSLYFKKKIPLQAVGHQCGTMRFGEDPKESVLDVNCKAHDLTNLYVVDGSFFPSSGAVNPSLTIIANALRVAKHISQHFNS, encoded by the coding sequence ATGAATAAAGATTACGATGTAATAATAGTAGGGACCGGTGCAGGCGGTGGAACACTATTACACAAATTAGCAAAAGAGAATCCAAACCTTAAGATTTTAATTCTTGAAAGAGGCTCCTTCCTACCTAGAGAAAAAGAAAACTGGAATTCAATATCCGTATTTCAAAATGACCGATATCACACCAAAGAAAAATGGTATGACAAAAATGAAAATCCTATTCATCCAGGCACTGGATATTGGGTAGGAGGAAATACTAAAGTCTATGGAGCCGCATTATTCAGACTTAGAGAAAATGATTTTAACGAAGTCAAACATCAAGACGGAGTTTCTCCCGTTTGGCCGTTAAAATACAGTGACTTCGAGCCATATTATGACGAAGCGGAAAAGCTATACAATGTACACGGATTGCAGGGTATTGATGCTAGCGAGCCAAGAATTAAAAAATACCACTACCCTCCTGTGCAACACGAAACTAGAATACAAGAAGTTCATGACAAACTTAAGGATAAAGGACTTAATCCATTTTATATTCCTTTAGGCGTCAAGCTTAATGAAGAAAATGAACTTGAAAGCCAATGCATCAAATGCAATACTTGCGACGGTTTTCCATGTCTGATTCATGCAAAAGCTGATAGCGATATCAACTGTGTCAGACCAAGTCTTAAAAAAGACAACATTACTTTAATAACAGAAGCAAAAGTAACAAAACTTCATACTACAACTTCAGGAGATACCATCAATAAAGTAGAATTCACAAAAGATGGAGAAATACAATTTGCGGAAGCGAAAATAGTTGTCGTTTCATGCGGAGCAATTAATTCCGCTGTTTTGTTGCTAAATTCAGCAAATGAAAAACACCCAAATGGTCTGGCTAACAGCAGTGATTTGGTTGGTCGAAACTTCATGAAGCATAACAATGGAGCTATTCTAGGCCTAAGCGACAAGCCTAACCCTACCTCATTTCAGAAAACTTTAGCAGTCAACGATTTCTATTGGGGTGATAAAGATTACAAATATCCAATGGGCCATGTACAGCTTCTTGGAAAGGTAGATAAAGACATGTTAGGTGCGGATGCTCCGTCATTTGCTCCAGGCTTTGTCCTTGAACAAATGGCTACCCATTCAATTGACTGGTGGCTAACCAATGAGGACCTTCCGGATTTGGAAAATCGTGTCTTTACAAAAAATGGAAAAATACATTTGGTTTACAAAGACAATAATCAAAAATCATTTCAAAAACTAATGGATAAATGGACTAAAATCCTAAAGTCTATCGATTGTGCCAACTATATTGTTCCGCATTCCTTGTATTTTAAAAAGAAAATTCCGTTGCAAGCTGTTGGCCATCAATGCGGCACAATGAGATTTGGTGAAGATCCTAAAGAGTCCGTCTTAGATGTTAACTGCAAAGCTCATGACTTAACTAATCTCTATGTAGTTGATGGAAGTTTTTTCCCTTCCAGTGGCGCTGTCAATCCATCACTTACGATCATTGCCAATGCTCTTAGAGTAGCTAAACATATTTCACAACATTTCAATTCATAA
- a CDS encoding glycosyltransferase family 39 protein — translation MSLSTITKNQSKTEETSFFAKYKVQLIIALISAVFYLPFLGGVHLFDWDEINFAEISREMVIMGEYLKVHVDYEPFWEKPPLFFWLQALSMHLFGIGEYAARFPNAICGIVTLVVLFNIGKKLKDQLFGILWAGAYFGSILPALYFKSGIIDPWFNLFILLGMYNLILAYWKQKEIDVLVLNRKPIYYAVLGGFYTGLAMLTKGPVAILIIGLCFGVYWIMQKFKLFISPKSVFTFILISCLTALSWFGIETIINGPWFVETFVKYQIRLFETKDAGHGGFFGYHFVVILIGCFPSSIFALKGMMQKNFSTFYEKDFKIWMNILLWTILILFTIVQSKIVHYSSMAYFPLTYLAALSVYEIVNKREHLTGWMKNMLYAIGGLIGFILFITPLAYMNIDKIKPLIKDKFTLANLNADVSVSGIESLSGIILIASIIICIYQINKQKELIGFGVLSIGTALTLQLGLIFYIAKAEKISQNAAVEFIKSLDHRNSYVVTKKYKSYAPFFYSEMIPEDRHEKYSRDWLHYGKDIDKDVYIITKIHKQEQFEKEITDAIRIGEKNGYVFYKREAN, via the coding sequence ATGTCACTTTCAACAATAACAAAAAATCAATCGAAAACTGAAGAAACCTCCTTTTTTGCAAAGTATAAAGTTCAGTTAATAATCGCATTGATTTCAGCTGTCTTTTATCTCCCTTTTCTAGGTGGTGTTCATCTATTCGATTGGGATGAAATTAATTTTGCGGAAATATCCAGAGAGATGGTTATAATGGGCGAGTACCTAAAAGTCCATGTAGACTATGAGCCTTTTTGGGAAAAACCACCATTATTTTTCTGGTTGCAAGCTTTATCCATGCATTTGTTTGGAATAGGTGAATATGCGGCGAGATTTCCAAATGCTATTTGCGGAATAGTAACACTTGTGGTTCTGTTCAATATTGGGAAAAAATTAAAAGACCAATTGTTTGGCATATTATGGGCCGGAGCATATTTTGGTTCAATATTGCCTGCGCTATATTTCAAAAGTGGAATTATTGACCCTTGGTTCAACCTTTTCATTTTGCTAGGAATGTACAATTTAATATTAGCCTATTGGAAACAGAAAGAGATTGATGTTCTGGTTTTAAATAGAAAACCAATTTACTATGCCGTATTAGGTGGTTTCTACACTGGTCTTGCTATGCTAACCAAAGGCCCTGTTGCGATCCTTATCATAGGCCTTTGTTTCGGAGTTTACTGGATAATGCAAAAATTCAAGTTATTCATTTCTCCTAAAAGCGTGTTTACCTTTATTTTAATCAGCTGTCTTACCGCTTTATCTTGGTTTGGAATAGAAACGATCATCAACGGTCCTTGGTTTGTGGAAACTTTTGTAAAATACCAGATCAGATTGTTTGAAACAAAAGACGCGGGACATGGCGGCTTCTTCGGTTATCATTTTGTAGTGATTTTAATAGGTTGTTTTCCTTCATCTATTTTCGCTTTAAAAGGAATGATGCAGAAGAACTTCAGCACATTTTATGAAAAAGATTTTAAGATATGGATGAATATTTTGCTTTGGACAATATTGATCTTATTCACAATAGTACAATCTAAAATTGTTCATTATTCATCAATGGCCTATTTCCCATTGACCTATTTAGCAGCCTTAAGCGTTTACGAGATTGTAAATAAAAGAGAGCATTTAACTGGATGGATGAAAAACATGCTTTATGCCATAGGCGGATTAATCGGTTTTATTCTATTCATTACACCTCTTGCATACATGAATATTGACAAGATCAAGCCTTTGATTAAAGATAAATTCACATTAGCCAACTTAAACGCTGATGTAAGTGTAAGTGGAATTGAATCCCTTTCAGGAATTATCTTAATCGCCAGTATAATCATTTGCATATATCAAATCAATAAACAAAAAGAACTAATCGGATTCGGAGTACTTTCTATTGGAACAGCTTTAACATTGCAGCTTGGTCTGATATTCTATATTGCAAAAGCTGAAAAAATATCTCAAAATGCCGCTGTTGAATTCATCAAATCTCTTGACCATCGAAATAGCTATGTAGTAACTAAAAAATATAAAAGTTACGCACCTTTTTTCTACTCTGAAATGATCCCTGAAGATCGCCATGAAAAGTATTCCAGAGATTGGTTGCATTACGGAAAAGACATAGACAAAGATGTGTATATCATCACCAAAATACACAAACAAGAACAATTTGAAAAAGAAATTACTGACGCCATTCGTATTGGAGAAAAGAATGGATATGTCTTTTATAAAAGAGAAGCTAACTAA
- a CDS encoding glycosyltransferase family 2 protein, which produces MYKHKKVVIVLPAYNAAKTLEITYNEIPFDLVDEVVLVDDHSSDNTSEVAKKLGIVHIITHENNTGYGGNQKSCYNKALELGGDIIIMLHPDYQYTPKLLTAMISIIGNDVYPVVFGSRILGKGALKGGMPIYKYIANRFLTFTQNVLMNQKLSEYHTGYRAFSGEVLKSVNYNMLSDDFVFDNQIIAQICNKGYDIAEVTCPTKYFEDASSINLKRSTIYGLGVLSVSMQYFLHNIGLKKYKYLN; this is translated from the coding sequence ATGTATAAACACAAAAAAGTAGTTATTGTATTGCCAGCTTATAACGCTGCGAAAACATTAGAAATCACATATAATGAAATACCTTTCGACCTAGTGGATGAAGTTGTTTTGGTAGACGACCATAGCTCTGATAATACATCAGAGGTTGCAAAAAAACTAGGCATAGTACATATAATCACTCACGAAAATAACACAGGGTACGGAGGAAATCAAAAATCATGTTATAATAAAGCGCTTGAGCTTGGAGGCGACATTATCATCATGCTTCATCCTGACTATCAATACACTCCAAAACTTCTTACAGCAATGATTTCCATAATCGGAAATGATGTATATCCAGTAGTTTTTGGGTCTCGAATTCTAGGCAAAGGCGCATTGAAAGGTGGAATGCCAATATACAAATATATAGCAAACAGATTCTTGACATTCACACAGAATGTACTGATGAATCAAAAGCTAAGCGAGTACCATACTGGCTACAGAGCTTTTTCTGGAGAAGTCTTAAAAAGCGTTAATTACAATATGTTATCCGACGATTTTGTTTTTGACAATCAAATAATTGCTCAAATTTGCAATAAAGGATATGATATTGCTGAAGTTACCTGCCCGACAAAGTATTTTGAAGATGCTTCTTCAATCAATTTGAAAAGAAGCACGATTTACGGTCTTGGTGTTTTAAGCGTTTCAATGCAATATTTCCTGCATAATATCGGTTTAAAGAAATACAAATACTTGAATTAA
- a CDS encoding potassium/proton antiporter, which produces MEYNLTEILFVSSLLLLISILISKPSTNYGIPSLLVFLGIGMLFGNGGKYDFYFNAPKFSEALGGVALSFILFSGGLETRWTYIKNILPEGISLATIGVFLSVFIAGSLIHITTHFTFIESLLIGSIISSTDSAAVFSIMKTGKFRLKENITKTLELESGCNDPMAYFLTISFSKMIMNGSNNFLILFPTFLIQMSMGFIIGILFGKLSLYILKNINLANKGLYPVLMISLVTLAFSSANFVQGSGFLAVYIMGIIIGNGDFSEKYDIIHFFQGVSWFMQITMFLVLGLQVFPNQMLPFLGKGLLIAGISLFIARPLSVFSVYALSKASWRKKTFISWVGLKGATPIVFAIYPAILGLKNADDIFNIVFFVVLASVLIQGSTINLLANKLKLIITESNETLKE; this is translated from the coding sequence TTGGAATATAATCTCACCGAAATACTTTTTGTAAGCTCATTGCTTCTTCTGATTAGCATACTGATTAGCAAACCCTCCACAAACTATGGAATACCTTCACTTTTGGTATTTCTTGGCATTGGCATGTTATTTGGCAACGGAGGCAAATACGATTTTTATTTCAACGCCCCCAAGTTTTCTGAAGCATTAGGCGGTGTAGCTTTATCATTTATTCTTTTTTCAGGAGGTCTTGAAACCAGATGGACATATATAAAAAACATTCTACCTGAAGGAATTAGCTTGGCAACTATAGGAGTCTTTCTGAGTGTGTTTATAGCAGGTTCTTTAATTCATATCACGACTCATTTTACATTTATTGAAAGTCTTCTAATTGGTTCTATTATATCTTCTACCGATTCAGCAGCGGTATTTTCAATTATGAAAACCGGAAAATTCAGATTAAAAGAAAACATAACAAAAACATTGGAATTGGAATCCGGATGCAATGACCCTATGGCCTATTTTCTTACAATAAGTTTCTCTAAAATGATTATGAATGGATCAAACAACTTTTTAATCCTATTTCCTACTTTTTTAATTCAAATGTCAATGGGCTTTATCATCGGCATACTTTTCGGCAAATTATCATTATACATACTTAAAAATATTAATCTAGCCAATAAAGGTTTATACCCAGTGCTCATGATCTCCTTGGTTACTTTAGCCTTTTCTTCAGCTAACTTTGTTCAAGGAAGCGGCTTTTTGGCTGTATACATTATGGGCATAATTATTGGAAATGGCGATTTCTCCGAAAAATACGATATCATACATTTTTTCCAAGGAGTCTCTTGGTTCATGCAAATCACAATGTTCCTAGTTCTTGGATTACAAGTTTTTCCTAACCAAATGCTTCCATTTTTAGGTAAAGGTTTATTGATCGCCGGAATAAGTCTGTTTATAGCAAGGCCTCTCTCTGTATTCAGCGTTTATGCCTTATCAAAAGCCTCATGGAGGAAAAAAACTTTCATCTCATGGGTCGGACTCAAAGGAGCAACTCCAATAGTATTTGCTATTTACCCAGCAATACTCGGACTCAAAAATGCCGATGACATCTTCAATATTGTCTTTTTCGTCGTATTAGCCTCCGTGCTTATCCAAGGATCAACTATAAACTTGTTGGCAAATAAACTCAAGTTGATAATAACAGAAAGCAATGAAACCCTTAAGGAATAA
- a CDS encoding succinate dehydrogenase/fumarate reductase iron-sulfur subunit translates to MDLTLKVWRQKDSKSKGQFKEYKISNISEGSSFLEMLDILNEDLVAKNEDPIHFDSDCREGICGMCSLFINGRPHGPEEEITVCQLHMRTFNDGDTITIEPWRAKAFPVLKDLVVDRSSFERIIQAGGHVGVNTGGIPDANAIPIPKEKADLAMDAAACIGCGACVAACKNASAMLFVSAKVSQLALLPQGNAERTRRVTAMVNQMDSEGFGACTNTGACEAECPKGISLSNIARMNREYYSAKIGSRQD, encoded by the coding sequence ATGGATTTAACACTCAAAGTTTGGCGTCAAAAAGACAGTAAGAGCAAAGGACAGTTTAAAGAATATAAAATATCGAATATTTCTGAAGGATCATCATTTTTAGAAATGCTAGATATACTTAACGAGGATCTAGTTGCTAAGAATGAAGATCCTATACATTTTGACAGTGATTGCCGTGAAGGTATATGTGGTATGTGCTCATTGTTCATCAATGGTCGTCCTCATGGACCTGAGGAAGAAATCACAGTTTGCCAGTTGCATATGAGAACATTCAACGATGGCGATACAATCACTATCGAACCTTGGAGAGCAAAGGCTTTCCCTGTTTTGAAAGATCTTGTAGTTGATAGAAGCTCGTTTGAAAGAATTATTCAAGCTGGTGGACACGTAGGTGTGAACACAGGAGGAATTCCAGACGCTAACGCTATTCCTATTCCTAAGGAAAAAGCTGATTTGGCTATGGATGCTGCTGCTTGTATCGGTTGTGGTGCTTGTGTAGCAGCGTGTAAAAATGCATCTGCAATGCTATTCGTTTCTGCTAAAGTTTCACAATTAGCTTTATTACCACAAGGTAATGCAGAAAGAACACGAAGAGTTACTGCAATGGTTAATCAAATGGATTCTGAAGGTTTCGGCGCTTGTACTAACACTGGTGCTTGTGAAGCTGAATGTCCAAAAGGAATTAGCCTAAGCAACATTGCAAGAATGAATAGAGAATACTATTCTGCAAAAATCGGATCTAGACAAGATTAA
- a CDS encoding fumarate reductase/succinate dehydrogenase flavoprotein subunit codes for MILDSKIPEGPLAEKWSKHKFNLKLVNPANKRKYDVIVVGTGLAGASAAASFAELGYNVKAFFYQDSARRAHSIAAQGGINAAKNYQNDGDSIYRLFYDTIKGGDYRAREANVYRLAEVSNSIIDQCVAQGVPFAREYGGLLDNRSFGGAQVSRTFYARGQTGQQLLLGAYSALSRQVNKGKVKLCPRTEMVELVKVDNKARGIISRNMVTGAVEAHSAHAVVLATGGYGNVFFLSTNAMGCNGSAAWRAHKQGALFANPCFTQIHPTCIPVHGDQQSKLTLMSESLRNDGRVWVPKTVEMAQKIQKGELRPENINEEDRDYYLERIYPSFGNLVPRDVASRNAKKVCDADRGVGSTGLAVYLDFADAIKRDGEDVIRAKYGNLFQMYEKITADNPYKTPMMIYPAVHYTMGGLWVDYNLMTTVDGLFAIGECNFSDHGANRLGASALMQGLADGYFVIPYTIGNYLAEMAYTKVETSHPEFTKALDSVKERINKLLSIKGQTSVLEFHKKLGKIMWDKCGMARNAQGLQEAIKEIQVLRKNFWEDVKVLGTNEELNMSLENALRVADFMELGELMCKDALVREESCGGHFREEHQTEENEAKRDDENFTFVSAWEYKGDNNEPVLHKEELIFENVKLTQRSYK; via the coding sequence ATGATATTAGATTCGAAAATTCCTGAAGGCCCATTGGCTGAAAAGTGGAGTAAACATAAATTCAATTTAAAACTGGTTAACCCAGCGAATAAAAGAAAGTACGATGTTATAGTTGTTGGTACTGGTTTGGCTGGTGCTTCTGCCGCTGCGTCATTTGCAGAATTAGGCTATAATGTAAAAGCGTTTTTCTATCAAGATTCAGCAAGAAGAGCTCACTCCATTGCTGCCCAAGGTGGTATCAACGCTGCGAAGAACTATCAAAACGACGGTGACTCGATTTACAGACTTTTTTACGATACTATCAAAGGTGGTGACTACAGAGCTCGCGAAGCGAATGTATACAGACTAGCTGAGGTATCGAACAGCATCATTGATCAATGTGTGGCTCAAGGTGTGCCTTTCGCAAGAGAGTATGGCGGTTTGCTTGATAATAGATCATTCGGTGGAGCTCAGGTTTCGCGTACATTCTATGCTCGTGGTCAAACGGGACAGCAGTTATTGCTAGGTGCTTATAGCGCACTTTCAAGACAAGTTAACAAGGGTAAAGTAAAATTATGCCCTAGAACTGAAATGGTGGAACTTGTAAAAGTTGATAACAAGGCAAGAGGTATCATTTCTAGAAATATGGTTACTGGAGCTGTTGAAGCTCATAGCGCGCATGCAGTAGTATTAGCGACTGGTGGATACGGAAACGTGTTCTTCTTGTCAACAAATGCTATGGGATGTAATGGTTCTGCCGCTTGGAGAGCTCACAAACAAGGTGCTTTGTTTGCAAACCCTTGCTTCACTCAAATTCACCCTACTTGTATTCCTGTTCATGGAGATCAACAGTCAAAGCTTACTTTGATGTCTGAATCATTAAGGAATGACGGTAGAGTTTGGGTTCCAAAAACTGTTGAGATGGCTCAAAAGATCCAAAAAGGAGAATTGAGACCTGAAAACATTAACGAAGAGGACAGAGACTATTACTTGGAAAGAATTTACCCTTCATTTGGTAACTTGGTTCCAAGAGACGTTGCTTCTAGAAATGCCAAAAAAGTTTGTGATGCAGACAGAGGAGTTGGTTCAACTGGACTAGCAGTATACCTTGATTTCGCAGATGCAATCAAAAGAGATGGCGAGGATGTGATCAGAGCGAAATATGGAAACTTATTCCAAATGTACGAAAAGATCACCGCTGATAATCCTTACAAAACTCCAATGATGATCTATCCTGCTGTTCACTACACTATGGGTGGACTTTGGGTTGATTATAATTTGATGACAACTGTTGATGGTTTGTTTGCAATCGGAGAGTGCAACTTCTCTGATCACGGAGCTAACAGACTAGGAGCTTCAGCCTTGATGCAAGGTCTTGCCGATGGGTATTTTGTAATTCCTTACACAATCGGAAATTACCTAGCTGAAATGGCTTACACGAAAGTAGAAACAAGCCATCCTGAATTCACTAAAGCCCTTGATAGCGTAAAAGAAAGAATCAACAAACTTCTTTCTATCAAAGGCCAAACTTCTGTGCTAGAATTCCACAAGAAATTAGGAAAAATCATGTGGGACAAATGCGGTATGGCTAGGAACGCTCAAGGTCTTCAAGAAGCAATCAAAGAAATTCAAGTTCTTAGAAAGAACTTCTGGGAAGATGTAAAAGTACTAGGAACAAATGAAGAGCTAAATATGTCGCTTGAAAATGCGCTAAGAGTTGCTGACTTCATGGAACTAGGTGAATTGATGTGCAAGGATGCTTTAGTTAGAGAAGAATCATGCGGTGGTCACTTCAGAGAAGAGCACCAAACTGAGGAAAACGAGGCTAAGCGTGATGATGAGAACTTCACTTTCGTTTCCGCTTGGGAATACAAAGGGGACAATAACGAACCTGTACTTCATAAAGAAGAGCTAATCTTTGAGAATGTAAAACTTACTCAAAGAAGTTATAAATAA
- a CDS encoding succinate dehydrogenase cytochrome b subunit, translated as MSKVKQTFSVTLGRKIWMALTGLFLITFLVIHLLGNLQLFVNDGGQAFNLYSAALAANPLIKTVAYVLYFSIIAHALISLILTNQNKAARPVAYATVDAKANSKWSSRNMGILGTVILIFIVLHMAQFWYRAKISNDLPVTTIDGVEYKDLYTIVVAAFKQLWIVAVYVISMIFLGYHLNHGFQSAFQTLGLNHPKYTPIIKALGTIFSIVVPFGFAIMPIYVYLFV; from the coding sequence ATGAGTAAGGTTAAACAAACATTTTCGGTGACATTAGGCCGTAAGATTTGGATGGCTCTTACAGGGTTATTCCTGATCACATTTTTGGTGATTCACCTACTGGGAAATCTTCAATTATTCGTTAATGATGGGGGACAGGCATTTAACCTTTATTCAGCCGCCCTAGCAGCCAATCCGCTAATCAAGACAGTAGCTTACGTCCTGTATTTCAGCATCATAGCTCACGCCTTGATTTCTTTGATTCTTACTAATCAAAACAAGGCTGCAAGACCAGTTGCATACGCTACTGTTGATGCTAAAGCCAACAGTAAGTGGAGCTCAAGAAACATGGGAATTCTAGGAACAGTAATCCTGATTTTCATTGTTTTGCACATGGCTCAGTTTTGGTACAGAGCAAAGATCAGCAATGATTTGCCTGTTACGACAATCGACGGTGTTGAGTACAAAGATCTTTACACAATCGTTGTTGCTGCTTTTAAACAGCTTTGGATTGTAGCTGTTTATGTTATTTCGATGATTTTCTTAGGGTATCATCTTAATCATGGATTTCAAAGTGCCTTCCAAACTTTAGGATTGAATCATCCTAAATACACTCCTATCATCAAGGCGCTAGGTACAATCTTCTCGATTGTAGTTCCTTTTGGATTCGCTATTATGCCAATCTACGTATACCTTTTTGTTTAA